TCAACTTTCAGCTTCAGCATTGCAGACTTGATTTTGTCGCTGTCTGTCATGGTGTTAGCATTCTCCACCGCTTTAGCGAGGAACAACATCTGATCATATCCGTTATCCTCCAAAAGGCCAGGGAGACGCTTATGCTTGGCCTGCATTTTATTGATAAATTCCGCGCGCATCGGATATTTTTGAGCTACTTCAAGCGGCATATCCTGGCCGGTGGACAAGCTGCCTTTCAAGCTGATCCCTTCTTTCCATAACGGATCTATGACATGGCCCCAGTTGAAGTCGTCATTGGTATTAACGAGCAGTAAGTTGCCATTAGGTCCAAAGTCATATCCCATTTCTTTAAGCGCCCGACATAATTTAAGGGTATCTTCGTAGATATAAAGACCGACGTAGATGATGTCGGGTTTGCTGGCCATCATCCGCTGCACATAGGGGGTCACATCGGTGGTTCCAATAGGATACATAGTCCCGCCAACGTACGTCAATCCCTGACTTTTGCCGAAAGTTTCAATCGCTGCTTTGGCGCCAAGATCGGCATAAACGCAGTACATTTCATCCCTTCCGTAATAGGCCACTTTCTTGTTTTTGAAAACGTACCGTTTATCAACTGCCGGATCAATACCGGCCTTCTTCAACTTTTCAGGTTTATCGGTTAACAGCCTCACAAGAGAGACGGATTCAGTCCAACCCGAGTCACCTAGCAGTACCCCGTATTTTTTCCCCAGAAACACACCAGGATAAGAAGCGACAGCCGCAACTACAAA
This genomic interval from Deltaproteobacteria bacterium contains the following:
- a CDS encoding ABC transporter substrate-binding protein, with amino-acid sequence MCVKIEKWRHCLAGLLVLAMVLCPLYLVKNATAAEKQPETFKVGAILTLSGPMAAMGLLEKDGIEIALADLNKNGGVMVQGKKRPIEVIYFDDEASPKKAIDATYSLINKDKVKVIVGLRMNEAIEACQQITEKKKVFVVAAVASYPGVFLGKKYGVLLGDSGWTESVSLVRLLTDKPEKLKKAGIDPAVDKRYVFKNKKVAYYGRDEMYCVYADLGAKAAIETFGKSQGLTYVGGTMYPIGTTDVTPYVQRMMASKPDIIYVGLYIYEDTLKLCRALKEMGYDFGPNGNLLLVNTNDDFNWGHVIDPLWKEGISLKGSLSTGQDMPLEVAQKYPMRAEFINKMQAKHKRLPGLLEDNGYDQMLFLAKAVENANTMTDSDKIKSAMLKLKVDGVRGPGQVFVTPQTAPSMKMYVNQLILPHYARVIIDKNQAKYLGWYYKEDMYWGDGVFGKDLLVK